Proteins from one Pseudomonas sp. KBS0710 genomic window:
- a CDS encoding DUF1120 domain-containing protein, which produces MKTHVLYSLLLLACAPSVLAASAVDLSVKGLITPAACLPQFPGGALIDYGKIAQQDLNLATATRLPVQTLRIGIACNGPTRYALRMRDNRDGSAMVNSEIYYGLGFDISGNRLGVYSMTFDPRQTQASNTAQIFGTESTTGGLAWRTSNLNPIDIGSRSYLGFTEVEGSVSGPTAIGTLVGAVTVQTVINARQNLDLSVETPLDGSATLEVVYL; this is translated from the coding sequence ATGAAAACCCACGTCCTTTACAGCTTGCTGTTACTGGCCTGCGCCCCCTCGGTACTGGCTGCCTCGGCAGTGGACTTGAGCGTCAAAGGCCTGATCACGCCCGCCGCCTGTTTGCCGCAGTTCCCCGGCGGCGCCTTGATCGACTACGGCAAGATCGCCCAGCAAGACTTGAACCTGGCGACCGCCACGCGCCTGCCCGTGCAGACCCTGCGCATCGGCATCGCCTGCAACGGCCCTACCCGCTATGCCCTGCGCATGCGCGACAACCGCGACGGCTCGGCCATGGTCAACAGTGAGATTTACTACGGGCTGGGGTTTGATATCAGCGGCAACCGCCTGGGGGTTTACTCCATGACCTTCGACCCGCGCCAGACCCAAGCCAGCAACACCGCGCAGATCTTCGGCACCGAGTCCACCACCGGCGGCCTGGCGTGGCGCACGTCCAACCTCAACCCTATCGACATCGGCTCGCGAAGCTACCTGGGTTTTACCGAGGTCGAGGGCAGCGTCAGCGGGCCCACGGCCATCGGCACCCTGGTGGGCGCCGTGACGGTGCAAACCGTGATCAACGCCCGGCAGAACCTCGACTTGAGTGTGGAAACCCCACTCGATGGCTCGGCCACCCTGGAGGTGGTGTACCTCTAG
- a CDS encoding CynX/NimT family MFS transporter, with amino-acid sequence MNLEAKRTTELEELLIDAEADDETVQQAHPLVARPWLLLLGLVLVALNLRPALSSMSPLLAEVSGSLGLSAAKAGLLTTLPVLCLGLFAPTAPILARRFGAERVVLGILLTLAGGIILRSAFGEVGLFAGSLIAGASIGIIGVLLPGIVKRDFARQAGAMTGVYTMALCLGAALAAGATVPLSQYFADSWAIGLGFWVIPALLAALFWLPQVGQKHGAHQVAYRVRGLLRDPLAWQVTLYMGLQSSLAYIVFGWLPSILIGRGLSATEAGLALSGSIIVQLLSSLAAPWLATRGKDQRLAIVVVMLLTLGGLFGCLYAPLDGLWGWAILLGLGQGGTFSLALTLIVLRSRDSHVAANLSSMAQGIGYTLASMGPFAVGLVHDWTGGWSAIGWIFGVIGLGAIVAGLGAGRVRYVQVTSEKL; translated from the coding sequence ATGAACCTTGAAGCCAAACGCACGACTGAACTCGAAGAACTGTTGATCGACGCCGAAGCCGACGACGAAACCGTCCAGCAAGCCCATCCGCTGGTGGCCCGCCCGTGGCTCTTGCTGCTGGGCCTGGTGCTGGTGGCGTTGAACCTGCGGCCGGCGCTGTCGAGCATGTCGCCACTGCTGGCTGAAGTGTCCGGCAGCCTGGGGTTATCTGCGGCCAAGGCCGGGTTGCTGACCACCTTGCCGGTGTTGTGCCTGGGGCTGTTCGCACCGACTGCGCCGATCCTGGCCAGGCGTTTTGGCGCTGAGCGCGTGGTGCTGGGGATTCTGCTGACCCTGGCCGGCGGCATCATCCTGCGCAGTGCGTTCGGTGAAGTGGGGTTATTCGCGGGCAGCCTGATCGCTGGCGCCAGCATCGGCATCATCGGTGTATTGCTGCCGGGCATCGTCAAGCGTGATTTCGCCAGGCAGGCGGGCGCCATGACTGGCGTCTACACCATGGCGTTGTGTCTGGGTGCCGCGTTGGCAGCTGGAGCCACGGTGCCCCTGAGTCAGTACTTCGCAGACAGCTGGGCCATCGGCCTGGGGTTCTGGGTTATCCCGGCGTTGCTGGCGGCGCTGTTCTGGTTGCCACAAGTGGGGCAAAAGCACGGCGCCCATCAGGTGGCTTATCGGGTCAGGGGCTTGCTGCGTGACCCGCTCGCCTGGCAGGTGACTTTGTACATGGGTCTGCAGTCGTCCCTGGCCTACATTGTGTTTGGCTGGTTGCCATCGATCCTCATCGGGCGGGGCTTGAGTGCCACCGAAGCCGGGTTGGCGCTCTCGGGCTCGATCATCGTGCAACTGCTCAGTTCCCTGGCCGCACCGTGGTTGGCTACCCGTGGCAAGGACCAGCGCCTGGCGATTGTGGTGGTAATGCTGCTGACCCTCGGCGGCCTGTTCGGTTGCCTGTATGCGCCGCTGGACGGTTTGTGGGGCTGGGCGATTCTGCTGGGCCTGGGGCAGGGCGGCACCTTCAGCCTGGCGCTGACCTTGATCGTGCTGCGCTCGCGCGATTCCCATGTGGCCGCCAACCTGTCGAGCATGGCCCAGGGCATTGGTTACACCCTGGCTTCGATGGGGCCGTTTGCGGTCGGCCTGGTGCATGACTGGACCGGCGGCTGGTCGGCCATCGGCTGGATCTTCGGCGTGATCGGCCTGGGCGCGATTGTCGCGGGCCTGGGCGCCGGACGTGTGCGCTACGTTCAAGTGACCAGCGAGAAACTCTAG
- a CDS encoding DUF1120 domain-containing protein, which translates to MPVTPYMRQLCPWLLIGVAGTAQAFEECQLNVSEPLVDFGLMSRLAQADSAPQRLLGERRLSVTVNCPQVEDLSLFYRALAANPQRLQFTEHGSYTIEVGNAVLDGRSVELGLLPAAGQAPVANGSVLEWRPGHGIAPVEQGTVATGKTLSLQLTLRAWADIAATQVRDATTWETTGTLYGAKHGRYRELTLRAHFAPIACLPSLSDHGVVDYGTLYAKDLSATNESPLPTRTLRLSVTCDAPIPFALRMKDNRDGSATGGTDETAYGLDLDASGNKIGRFYLTIDPAEFSADTFPTLYRTDSTSNGVAWSSSTARQIPMAANSILGFTDKTGVTTGPVAIQTLTGTLRIKTYLAPMQSLDLRDVVHINGSGTLEIIYP; encoded by the coding sequence ATGCCCGTCACACCTTATATGCGTCAACTGTGCCCGTGGCTGCTGATCGGCGTCGCCGGCACTGCCCAGGCCTTTGAAGAATGCCAACTCAATGTCAGCGAACCGCTGGTGGATTTCGGCCTGATGAGCCGCCTGGCGCAAGCCGACAGTGCGCCGCAACGTCTGCTGGGCGAGCGGCGCCTGAGCGTGACCGTCAATTGCCCGCAAGTCGAAGACCTCAGCCTGTTCTACCGCGCCCTGGCCGCCAACCCGCAGCGTCTGCAATTTACCGAGCACGGCAGCTATACCATCGAAGTCGGCAACGCGGTGCTCGACGGCCGCAGCGTAGAACTGGGTTTGCTGCCCGCCGCAGGCCAGGCGCCCGTTGCCAATGGCAGCGTGCTGGAATGGCGCCCCGGCCACGGCATAGCACCGGTCGAACAGGGTACGGTGGCTACGGGTAAAACCCTGTCGCTGCAACTGACGTTGCGCGCCTGGGCCGATATCGCCGCCACACAAGTGCGCGATGCCACCACCTGGGAAACCACCGGCACCTTGTACGGTGCAAAGCACGGGCGTTACCGGGAACTGACGCTGCGCGCGCACTTTGCGCCCATCGCCTGCCTGCCCTCGCTGTCGGACCACGGCGTGGTGGACTACGGCACCTTGTACGCCAAGGACTTGAGTGCCACCAACGAATCGCCGCTGCCCACCCGCACCCTACGCCTGAGCGTCACCTGCGACGCGCCGATCCCCTTTGCCCTGCGCATGAAAGACAACCGCGACGGTTCGGCCACCGGCGGCACCGATGAAACCGCTTACGGCCTGGACCTGGACGCCAGTGGCAACAAGATCGGGCGTTTTTACCTGACCATCGACCCGGCGGAGTTCAGCGCCGATACCTTCCCCACGCTGTACCGCACCGACTCCACCAGCAATGGCGTGGCGTGGAGCAGTTCCACCGCACGCCAGATCCCGATGGCCGCCAACAGCATCCTCGGTTTTACCGACAAGACCGGTGTCACCACCGGCCCGGTCGCCATCCAGACCCTGACCGGCACCCTGCGCATCAAGACTTACCTGGCGCCCATGCAAAGTCTGGATCTGCGCGATGTGGTGCATATCAACGGTTCCGGCACCCTTGAAATCATCTACCCCTAA
- a CDS encoding DUF1120 domain-containing protein gives MKTRLSLLSSALLLAMSSTVFAASSVDLTVKGLITPSACAPSLSNGGVIDHGKVAAKDLKLDNYTLLGNHRLELAITCDAPTLLALKGTDNQGSSYDPDNAYGLGLVSGKKLGGYTLILDNPMADGAVISLIGSRDNGLSWLETSPGDVWPVVDLASFGDRSTGSWAPAPVQQVTAGLMVQTIIAPTAGMDLTSEVPIYGSATIEVKYL, from the coding sequence ATGAAAACCCGTCTGTCCCTGTTGAGCAGCGCTCTGTTGCTCGCCATGAGTTCAACCGTGTTCGCCGCCAGCAGCGTCGACCTGACCGTCAAGGGTTTGATCACCCCCAGCGCCTGTGCACCGAGCCTTTCAAACGGTGGGGTCATCGACCACGGCAAAGTTGCGGCCAAGGATTTGAAGCTGGACAACTACACGTTGCTTGGCAATCACAGACTGGAACTGGCGATCACCTGCGATGCACCCACTTTGCTGGCCCTTAAGGGCACCGACAATCAAGGTAGCTCCTATGACCCCGACAACGCCTACGGCCTGGGCCTGGTCAGCGGCAAAAAACTCGGCGGGTACACCCTGATACTCGACAACCCAATGGCTGACGGCGCGGTGATTTCGTTGATTGGGTCCCGGGACAACGGCCTCAGTTGGCTCGAAACTTCCCCAGGCGACGTCTGGCCAGTCGTCGACCTCGCTTCGTTTGGCGATCGCTCGACCGGCAGTTGGGCGCCGGCACCCGTCCAGCAAGTAACGGCTGGCCTCATGGTGCAAACCATTATCGCTCCAACTGCCGGGATGGACCTGACCAGCGAGGTCCCCATCTACGGCTCCGCCACAATTGAAGTGAAATACCTGTAA
- a CDS encoding fimbria/pilus chaperone family protein — MTTIFSNTAVGLIALLLMLGNQVKADGMVPDTSVVIVHEAEGEAAVSVTNTDSQLALLHVTLQDIPEDTEPLLVVTPPLSRVEASKSQLVRFILQNQKPLLTQRLKRAVFEGMPQGRAATAAGHARVGVTVRQNLPVIIHPKGLARNRTPWTDLTWTLRDGQLQVRNDTPYVVRLAQELLLLPGDGRAMLPRTYVLPGEALSVPANSSQATKVRLQPATVYGFAVKAYDAPLTL; from the coding sequence ATGACGACGATATTCTCAAACACCGCTGTCGGCCTGATTGCCCTGCTGCTGATGCTCGGCAACCAGGTAAAAGCCGATGGCATGGTCCCGGACACCTCCGTGGTGATCGTGCATGAAGCCGAAGGCGAAGCGGCGGTGTCGGTGACCAACACGGACAGCCAGCTCGCGCTGCTGCATGTCACCTTGCAGGATATTCCTGAAGACACCGAGCCGCTGCTGGTGGTGACGCCACCGCTGTCGCGGGTCGAAGCGTCCAAATCCCAGCTGGTGCGTTTCATCCTGCAAAACCAGAAGCCGCTACTCACCCAGCGGCTTAAACGCGCGGTGTTTGAAGGCATGCCCCAAGGCCGTGCCGCCACTGCCGCCGGGCACGCCCGCGTGGGCGTAACCGTGCGCCAGAACCTGCCGGTGATCATTCATCCCAAAGGCCTTGCGCGCAACCGCACACCCTGGACTGACCTGACCTGGACCTTGCGCGACGGCCAGTTACAGGTGCGTAACGACACGCCGTATGTGGTGCGCCTGGCCCAGGAGCTGTTGCTGTTGCCCGGCGACGGCAGGGCGATGCTGCCGCGCACCTATGTGCTGCCGGGCGAAGCCTTGAGTGTGCCGGCCAACAGCAGCCAGGCCACCAAGGTCAGGTTGCAGCCGGCCACAGTGTATGGGTTTGCGGTCAAGGCCTACGACGCACCGCTCACCCTCTGA
- a CDS encoding fimbria/pilus outer membrane usher protein, with protein sequence MKTVLSYRDGEAVPDSPSSQTLPLVVLLCALLPAKSWADESSPSSFDAQTLHQRGIDPQLASLLLAAPRFAAGRHTVNLRVNGQRRGRQDLTFDQQGNLCLDRALLDAADLVTPSDTPGCQDFLAQYPQTLVEPDPATLTVSLVVPTEALRPVQQDISGYETGGFAGLVNYDLSGFYNRFGDDASRFGSANTEVGFNADDWIVRSRQVQTWQDGLSRSTHLEAYAQRTFASHQAVLQAGQINLYNPVLSGAQITGVQVLTEHALQEQGQGAQIQGIANSPAQVEVRQNGALIHSTVVPAGPFTLNDVRRLNTRSDVEVTVKESVGGERRFTVPAAMLGLGLPAPGYSVAAGRVRNVGDAKGDDPWVVSAGWTGALHPQLTLGTGVLAASEYRSMGASLGWLPWLDSQIQLSTQLSNTQSWEKVSGVQTDLSWSQRLGEQWSVSAANSWRSIGYRELEESTYERDDGNERSYDRRNSRYRDQQSLNLGWSHPLLGAFSAGVSRSANFAGDSSSRALASWGTSIGAVSLSASAEWQMGGRQQQDNAVYFNVSVPLGESRRLRSWVRNSGGENRTGLGVTEQIDDQLSYRVSAEHDSSDHQVETTVGVSALPRYSQLDFSYSRSDAERSSYQGGARGGVVVHGDGVTFSPYPVRDTFALVSVGDMSGIKLSTPSGPVWTDWQGQAVVPQVAAYGRSPVEVQTRSLPRNADINNGLAMISAGRGAVDRVEFGVGLTRRMLLTVSNDQGAPLPAGASVSTANGEFVTLVQDGSQVFLPNVLEQPTLWITTPQGSRCELRYELPAKADPSVYFETAPARCNLP encoded by the coding sequence GTGAAAACAGTATTGAGTTACCGTGACGGCGAAGCCGTGCCCGATTCCCCCTCCAGCCAGACCCTGCCACTGGTGGTATTGCTGTGTGCGTTGTTGCCCGCCAAATCCTGGGCCGACGAGTCCAGCCCTTCGAGCTTCGATGCCCAGACCCTGCATCAACGCGGCATTGACCCACAGCTGGCCAGCCTGTTGCTGGCGGCGCCGCGCTTCGCTGCCGGGCGGCACACCGTCAACCTGCGGGTCAACGGCCAGCGACGTGGCCGACAGGATCTGACTTTCGATCAACAGGGCAACCTCTGCCTGGACCGCGCCCTGCTGGACGCCGCTGACCTGGTGACGCCCAGCGACACGCCGGGCTGTCAGGATTTTCTCGCGCAGTATCCACAAACCCTGGTGGAGCCGGACCCGGCCACACTGACGGTGTCGCTGGTGGTGCCCACCGAAGCCTTGCGCCCTGTGCAGCAGGATATCTCGGGGTACGAAACCGGCGGTTTTGCCGGGCTGGTCAACTATGACCTCAGCGGTTTTTACAATCGCTTCGGCGATGACGCCAGCCGCTTTGGCTCAGCCAATACCGAGGTTGGCTTCAACGCCGATGACTGGATCGTGCGCAGTCGCCAGGTGCAGACCTGGCAGGATGGCCTGTCGCGCAGCACTCACCTGGAAGCCTACGCACAGCGCACCTTTGCCAGCCACCAGGCAGTGCTGCAAGCCGGGCAGATCAATCTGTACAACCCGGTGCTGTCCGGCGCGCAAATTACTGGCGTGCAGGTGCTCACCGAACACGCGCTTCAAGAACAGGGCCAGGGCGCGCAGATCCAAGGCATCGCCAACAGCCCGGCACAAGTGGAAGTACGCCAGAACGGCGCGCTGATTCACTCCACCGTGGTGCCCGCCGGGCCCTTTACCCTGAACGATGTACGCCGTTTGAACACCCGCTCGGACGTCGAAGTGACGGTCAAGGAAAGTGTCGGTGGTGAACGGCGCTTCACGGTGCCGGCGGCCATGCTCGGCCTCGGGCTACCCGCGCCGGGTTACTCCGTGGCCGCCGGCCGGGTACGCAATGTGGGCGATGCCAAAGGCGATGATCCGTGGGTGGTCAGCGCCGGCTGGACCGGCGCCCTGCACCCGCAATTGACCCTCGGCACAGGCGTGCTGGCGGCCAGCGAATATCGCTCGATGGGCGCCAGCCTGGGCTGGTTACCGTGGCTGGACAGCCAGATCCAGCTGTCTACCCAACTGTCCAACACCCAGTCCTGGGAAAAGGTCTCGGGGGTGCAGACTGACCTGTCCTGGTCCCAGCGCCTGGGTGAACAGTGGTCGGTCAGCGCCGCCAATTCCTGGCGCAGCATCGGCTATCGCGAACTCGAAGAAAGCACCTACGAGCGCGACGACGGCAATGAGCGCAGCTACGACCGTCGTAACTCACGTTATCGCGACCAGCAAAGCCTCAACCTCGGCTGGTCGCACCCGCTGCTGGGCGCATTCAGCGCCGGGGTTTCACGCTCGGCCAACTTCGCCGGCGACAGCAGCAGCCGTGCGCTGGCGTCCTGGGGCACGAGCATCGGCGCAGTGTCGTTGTCGGCCAGTGCCGAGTGGCAAATGGGCGGCCGCCAGCAACAGGACAACGCGGTGTATTTCAACGTCAGCGTGCCGCTGGGCGAGAGTCGCCGGCTACGCAGTTGGGTCCGTAACTCAGGCGGTGAAAACCGTACCGGCCTGGGCGTTACCGAGCAAATCGACGACCAACTCAGCTACCGCGTCAGCGCCGAACACGACAGCAGCGACCATCAAGTGGAAACCACCGTGGGCGTGTCGGCCCTGCCGCGCTACAGCCAGCTCGACTTCAGCTACAGCCGCTCCGATGCCGAGCGATCCAGCTACCAAGGCGGCGCTCGCGGCGGTGTGGTGGTGCACGGCGACGGCGTGACTTTTTCACCTTATCCGGTGCGCGACACCTTCGCCCTGGTGTCGGTCGGCGACATGAGCGGCATCAAGCTCAGCACGCCCAGCGGCCCGGTATGGACCGACTGGCAAGGCCAGGCCGTGGTGCCGCAAGTCGCCGCTTATGGCCGCAGCCCGGTGGAAGTGCAGACCCGTTCGCTGCCGCGCAACGCCGATATCAACAACGGCCTGGCGATGATCTCAGCCGGGCGCGGCGCCGTGGACCGGGTTGAGTTCGGCGTCGGTCTCACCCGCCGAATGCTGCTTACCGTCAGCAACGACCAGGGCGCGCCGCTGCCTGCGGGCGCCTCCGTCAGCACTGCCAATGGTGAGTTCGTCACCTTGGTGCAGGACGGCAGCCAGGTGTTCCTGCCCAATGTGCTGGAACAGCCGACGTTGTGGATAACCACGCCCCAGGGTAGCCGTTGCGAGTTGCGCTACGAACTGCCGGCAAAGGCTGATCCGTCGGTGTACTTCGAAACGGCTCCCGCACGTTGCAACCTGCCTTGA
- a CDS encoding DUF1120 domain-containing protein codes for MKTSVSLLSSALLLALNSSVFAASSVDLTVKGLITPSACTPSLPGNVDFGKIAAKDLNQDSYTPLEKKSLQLSVNCDAATLFAIHPLDNRAGSAAYGASFGLGLINENQKLGVYQLTFSNPAAETPSTLIAMYNSEGQWTDLLADEGIAPNDLVALGSRGDNGWAPHPIKDASMDMTLHTSIAPAKNLTLTSEVVIDGSATFEVKYL; via the coding sequence ATGAAGACCTCTGTATCTCTACTGAGCAGTGCCCTGCTGCTCGCCCTGAACTCGTCGGTATTTGCCGCCAGCAGCGTCGACCTGACCGTCAAAGGCTTGATCACGCCCAGCGCTTGCACCCCCAGCCTGCCGGGTAATGTCGATTTTGGAAAAATCGCGGCAAAAGATCTGAATCAGGACAGCTATACGCCGCTTGAGAAAAAGAGCCTGCAACTGAGCGTCAATTGCGACGCGGCGACGCTGTTTGCAATCCACCCCCTCGACAATCGAGCCGGTTCCGCCGCTTACGGCGCCTCATTTGGCCTGGGCTTGATCAACGAGAACCAGAAGCTCGGCGTATATCAGCTGACGTTCAGCAACCCCGCCGCCGAAACGCCCTCCACCCTGATCGCGATGTACAACTCCGAGGGCCAATGGACGGACCTCCTTGCAGATGAAGGCATAGCCCCCAACGATCTGGTGGCGCTGGGCAGCCGTGGGGATAACGGTTGGGCACCGCATCCAATCAAGGACGCGAGTATGGACATGACGCTGCACACCTCGATTGCACCTGCAAAAAACCTGACATTGACCAGCGAAGTGGTAATCGACGGCTCCGCGACCTTTGAAGTGAAGTATCTGTAA
- a CDS encoding DUF1120 domain-containing protein, which translates to MAAHPLNTAGHGLRLPVPALNRFACCFAAVLCLADARAASTVDLTVTGRVTPDACHIELTDEGSIDHGKIPSHILKPNEFTLLPSRVLALNVLCARPMLFALVGVDNRAESSLEPKFFYGLGRNIHVPGERLGYVALSYRNAMGDAQPMQVLASADSGETWTQQADAYPRYYMAFAPAGDRQPDFISQLTAELHVDTAINFSQYLTLDQEVPLDGSIVLDLRYL; encoded by the coding sequence ATGGCCGCCCATCCCTTGAACACAGCCGGGCATGGGCTGCGCCTACCTGTGCCGGCACTGAACAGGTTCGCCTGTTGCTTTGCTGCAGTACTTTGCCTGGCCGATGCCCGCGCGGCTTCGACTGTCGACCTCACGGTGACCGGCCGGGTAACCCCGGATGCCTGCCATATCGAGTTGACGGATGAAGGCAGCATCGACCACGGCAAGATCCCGTCCCACATCCTCAAGCCCAACGAGTTCACGCTGCTGCCCAGTCGAGTGCTTGCGCTGAACGTGCTCTGCGCCAGGCCCATGTTGTTTGCATTGGTGGGGGTCGACAATCGCGCGGAGTCGTCATTGGAACCCAAGTTTTTCTACGGGTTGGGCCGGAATATCCATGTCCCCGGCGAACGCCTGGGCTACGTGGCCTTGTCCTATCGCAACGCGATGGGCGACGCACAGCCCATGCAGGTATTGGCCTCTGCCGACAGCGGCGAAACCTGGACACAGCAGGCGGATGCCTACCCTCGCTACTACATGGCCTTTGCCCCGGCAGGTGACCGTCAACCCGACTTCATCAGCCAACTGACCGCCGAGCTTCATGTGGACACCGCCATCAACTTCTCGCAGTACCTGACCCTGGACCAGGAAGTGCCCCTCGACGGCTCCATCGTCCTGGACTTGCGCTACCTGTGA
- a CDS encoding DUF1120 domain-containing protein has translation MASRLTTLAATLLLICAGPAFAASSVDLTVKGLITPSACTPTLAQGGVADYGKIAAKDLQENQATPLPATSLPFNLSCEAATLFALNGVDNRAGSASSPNDYSYGLGLINETERVGDFVIILTSYLADSLPVSKLASSDNGATWSENSEDAIWMRGRLAAFGNNASGTWAPIAIKTLTSNLVVHPTIAASSGLTLTEEQPIDGSATLEVLYL, from the coding sequence ATGGCCAGCCGCCTAACCACACTTGCCGCGACACTGTTGCTGATCTGCGCCGGACCAGCATTCGCTGCCAGCAGCGTGGACCTGACCGTTAAAGGTCTGATCACCCCCAGCGCCTGCACCCCGACACTGGCCCAAGGCGGCGTTGCCGACTACGGAAAGATCGCCGCCAAGGACCTGCAGGAAAACCAGGCTACCCCGTTGCCGGCCACCAGCCTGCCATTCAACCTCAGCTGCGAGGCCGCCACGCTGTTTGCACTCAACGGTGTGGATAACCGCGCCGGTTCGGCCAGCAGCCCCAACGATTATTCGTATGGCCTGGGGCTTATCAACGAAACCGAGCGGGTCGGCGACTTCGTGATCATTCTCACCAGCTACCTCGCCGATAGCCTGCCGGTCAGCAAGCTGGCCTCCAGCGACAACGGCGCCACCTGGAGCGAGAACAGTGAGGACGCCATCTGGATGCGCGGCAGGCTCGCCGCCTTCGGCAACAACGCAAGTGGCACCTGGGCACCCATCGCGATCAAGACACTGACGAGCAACCTGGTGGTTCACCCCACTATCGCCGCTTCCAGTGGCCTGACCTTGACCGAGGAACAGCCGATCGACGGCTCCGCCACGCTGGAAGTGCTGTACCTGTAA
- a CDS encoding DUF1120 domain-containing protein: MTYLRAAPLAALLLGTSSLALAASSQDLTVKGIITPSACAPVVSGGGNVDFGKVSVKDLNADTYTDLPRETMLLSVRCEGPTFFTLNTIDNRAGTTANHFSWHGLGTTPDNEKLGDAGLGLYQPVADGVAVRTITSRDGGVTWMPSVMLSHTVLTAVADNDGVVPIAIRELDAEIRLITHIAPASGLTLTDDVPIDGHATVQVNYL; the protein is encoded by the coding sequence ATGACTTACTTAAGAGCGGCGCCCCTGGCCGCCTTGTTGTTGGGCACCTCGTCTCTCGCACTGGCCGCCAGCAGCCAGGACCTCACCGTCAAGGGCATCATCACGCCCAGCGCCTGTGCGCCCGTGGTCTCCGGCGGCGGTAATGTCGACTTCGGCAAGGTATCGGTCAAGGACCTCAATGCCGACACTTACACCGACCTGCCCAGAGAAACCATGCTGTTGAGTGTGCGCTGTGAAGGGCCGACATTTTTCACCCTGAACACCATCGATAACCGCGCCGGCACTACCGCCAACCACTTCAGCTGGCATGGCCTGGGCACGACCCCCGACAACGAAAAACTCGGCGATGCCGGGCTTGGCCTCTACCAGCCAGTGGCCGATGGCGTAGCGGTACGCACCATCACTTCAAGGGATGGCGGCGTGACCTGGATGCCGTCCGTGATGCTCAGTCATACCGTGTTGACAGCCGTCGCCGACAACGACGGCGTAGTGCCGATTGCGATCCGGGAACTGGACGCCGAGATACGCCTGATCACCCACATTGCGCCCGCCAGCGGCCTGACGCTGACCGACGATGTGCCTATCGACGGTCACGCCACCGTGCAAGTCAATTACCTTTAA
- a CDS encoding DUF1120 domain-containing protein, whose translation MKTQLTTLAASVLLLGSATAFAASSVDLTVKGLIVPSACTPSLSAGGVIDHGKISAKDLSPDRHTAIGLHTLSMNVNCDAPIQFALHPIDNRAASGIATDFGLGFINETQKLGHFSLTWRGVVADGVTAQPIASMDQGNTWYSDKFWVPSMYMAAASVDDDTQPLSVKDLSVDLEVLTIINPTDGLDLSNEVTIDGSATLEVKYL comes from the coding sequence ATGAAAACTCAATTGACCACCCTGGCCGCCAGCGTACTGCTGCTCGGCTCGGCCACTGCCTTCGCCGCGTCCAGTGTAGACCTGACAGTCAAAGGCCTTATCGTTCCCAGTGCCTGCACGCCCAGCCTGTCCGCTGGTGGTGTGATCGACCACGGCAAGATATCTGCCAAGGACTTAAGCCCGGACAGGCACACGGCGATTGGCCTGCATACCCTGTCGATGAACGTCAACTGTGACGCGCCGATTCAGTTTGCTCTGCACCCTATCGATAACCGCGCCGCCTCAGGTATCGCCACGGACTTCGGCCTGGGCTTTATCAACGAGACCCAGAAGCTCGGCCACTTCTCCCTCACTTGGCGCGGCGTGGTTGCCGACGGCGTGACCGCTCAACCCATCGCATCGATGGACCAGGGCAACACCTGGTATTCCGACAAGTTCTGGGTGCCAAGCATGTACATGGCGGCAGCCTCGGTGGACGACGACACCCAACCGCTGTCGGTCAAGGACCTGAGCGTAGACCTGGAAGTGCTCACCATCATCAACCCCACCGACGGCCTGGACCTCAGCAATGAGGTGACCATCGACGGCTCCGCCACCCTTGAAGTGAAGTACCTCTAA